Proteins encoded by one window of Candidatus Paceibacterota bacterium:
- the rpmG gene encoding 50S ribosomal protein L33 — protein sequence MSQDQLIKLSCATCKHTNYWSRKNRKKVERKIELKKYCKWCKKATKHKESKK from the coding sequence ATGTCACAGGATCAACTCATAAAATTGTCGTGCGCAACATGCAAGCACACCAACTATTGGAGTCGCAAAAACCGCAAGAAAGTCGAGCGAAAAATCGAGCTTAAAAAGTATTGCAAGTGGTGTAAAAAAGCCACCAAACATAAGGAGTCGAAGAAATAA
- a CDS encoding peroxiredoxin — protein sequence MNQEIKNVPNVVFKTRVRDESVEGPNPYRWKDVSSDDIFKGKKVVVFALPGAFTPTCSSTHLPGYEAAYDDFKALGIDEVYCLSVNDAFVMFQWGRHQGVEKVKMLPDGSGTFTEGMGMLVKKDNLGFGDRSWRYSMYVEDGVVKKIFSEMGLSDNCELDPFEVSDAQTMLNYLKENK from the coding sequence ATGAATCAAGAAATAAAAAATGTTCCGAATGTTGTGTTCAAGACACGCGTTCGCGACGAAAGTGTTGAGGGGCCAAACCCATATCGTTGGAAAGACGTTTCTTCAGACGATATTTTTAAAGGAAAGAAGGTTGTAGTTTTTGCTCTTCCTGGAGCGTTCACACCAACATGTTCTTCTACTCACCTTCCTGGATACGAAGCGGCTTATGATGATTTTAAAGCGCTTGGTATCGATGAGGTTTATTGTCTTTCGGTTAACGACGCCTTTGTTATGTTTCAGTGGGGAAGACATCAAGGTGTAGAAAAAGTGAAGATGCTTCCAGACGGTTCAGGTACTTTTACCGAGGGAATGGGAATGCTTGTAAAAAAAGATAATCTTGGTTTTGGCGATCGTTCTTGGCGTTATAGCATGTACGTTGAAGATGGAGTCGTTAAGAAAATTTTTTCTGAAATGGGACTCTCAGACAATTGCGAGCTAGATCCTTTCGAAGTTTCTGATGCACAAACAATGCTTAACTATTTGAAGGAGAATAAATAG
- the miaA gene encoding tRNA (adenosine(37)-N6)-dimethylallyltransferase MiaA has protein sequence MKNSAKKPRILAVIGKTATGKSDLAVMLAKKYGGEIISADSRQVYRGFDLGSGKITRKEMQGIPHHLLDIASPKKQFSVSEYKRLADRALGEIISRGKTPVICGGTGLYIDAVLKNIVVPEVPPNKKLREKLEKKTTAQLFVILKKLDPRRAKEIDRNNPRRLVRAIEIATALGKVPHLAVRPPSWDVLKIGLDLPDEILKKKIRTRLLMRMKKGMVAEAKNLHKCGLSWKQMEAFGMEYKYLALYLQNKITKKEMFEGIEKDTWQYSKRQATWFKKDKEIKWFKPMEKAKIIKEAEKFLKIDLLRKKK, from the coding sequence ATGAAAAATAGTGCGAAAAAACCAAGAATTCTTGCCGTAATTGGCAAAACCGCAACCGGTAAAAGCGACTTAGCAGTAATGCTCGCCAAGAAATATGGTGGTGAGATTATTTCGGCCGACTCGCGCCAAGTCTACCGCGGGTTTGATTTGGGTAGTGGAAAAATCACAAGAAAAGAAATGCAGGGTATTCCGCACCACCTACTAGATATCGCTAGTCCAAAAAAACAATTTTCTGTTTCAGAATACAAACGCCTTGCCGACAGAGCCCTTGGAGAAATAATCTCGCGAGGAAAAACACCGGTCATCTGCGGTGGCACCGGTCTATATATTGATGCGGTATTAAAAAATATTGTTGTACCGGAAGTACCACCAAACAAAAAACTTCGCGAAAAACTCGAAAAGAAAACTACTGCTCAGCTTTTTGTTATTTTAAAAAAGCTAGACCCTCGGCGCGCAAAAGAAATTGACCGCAATAATCCCCGCCGTCTTGTTCGTGCCATCGAAATCGCTACTGCTTTAGGTAAAGTTCCTCACTTGGCGGTCCGACCGCCAAGTTGGGATGTTTTAAAAATTGGGCTTGATTTGCCAGACGAAATACTAAAAAAGAAAATACGCACTCGCCTACTCATGCGAATGAAGAAGGGTATGGTGGCTGAGGCAAAAAATCTTCACAAGTGTGGCTTGTCTTGGAAACAAATGGAAGCATTTGGTATGGAATACAAATATTTAGCACTTTATCTTCAAAACAAAATTACAAAAAAAGAAATGTTTGAAGGTATAGAAAAAGACACTTGGCAATACTCTAAACGCCAAGCAACATGGTTTAAAAAAGACAAAGAAATAAAGTGGTTTAAACCAATGGAAAAGGCAAAAATTATAAAAGAAGCAGAAAAATTTTTGAAAATTGACTTACTTCGCAAGAAAAAGTAG